The genomic region ATCGATCGCGGCAGAATAGAGGCGCAGATCAATAAAATCGTCTATGATGAGCCGATCGATGTGGAGACCTTGGCGAAGAAGGTATGTGATTTCAAGCAAGCGTACACCCAGCTTGGGGGTCTCAGACCATTCGGCACCGCACTTTTGATTGGCGGCGTTTATAACGGGAGCTGTTACCTCTTCGAGACTGATCCCAGCGGCGCGTTGCTCGAATACAAGGCCACGGCAATCGGATCGGGACGAAGCGTCGTTACCGAGCTCTTGGAGCAGGAGTATCAGGAGGATCTCTCTCTCACGGATGCTATCTTACTCGGGCTGAAGGCGTTATACAGAGTCACTGAAGGCCGGCTCGACATTACCACGGTCGACGCAGGTCTCGCGGAGTGCGAGAGTAAGCGGTTCAGGATCTTGACCGCTGACGAGTTGGCGCCCTACGTAGAGCAGGTAAAAGAAGAAGCGGCGAGTGCGGGACAGTCTGAGGGTGGCCAGAGCACAGATACCGGTGAGCCCCAGGAATAATCGAAATGGTCAGCCTGGACAGGGCAGTTATCGCACGGTACAAGCATAGCAAGAAGATTTTTGAGATTCTTGTTGATCCTGACGGCGCGGAGCGGATGCGCGGGGGTGGTCAGGTAGACCTCGAGGAGCTGCTCGCGGCAGATGAGGTCTTCACCGATGCCGCGAAGGGTGATAAGGCGACGGAAAAGGATCTGATGGACGCGTTCTCGACCACTGAGCTGAGCGAGGTCGTCAAAAAGATCATCAAGGAAGGCGAACTGCATCTCACAACAGAGCAGCGGCGGCGGAAGATCGAGGAGAAGCGTAAAAAGGTCGTCGAGCGGATCGCTCGTATCGCTATCAATCCACAGACCAACACCCCCCATCCCGTTACGAGGATCGAGATCGCCATGAACGAGGCTCGCGTGCACATCGATCCGTTTAAGAGCGTCGATGAGCTGGTAAGTGAGACGGTGAAAGCGCTCCGCCCGCTCATTCCGATTAAGATCGAGGAGAGCGAGGTCGCGGTCAGGATCCCGGCGCCTTATGCCGGGCACGCGTACGAGCTGAAGCGGAGTTTTGATGTGCAGAAGGAGGAGTGGTCGACAGACGGCTCTTATATCGCGGTGGTAAAACTGCCCGCGGGGATGCGGGACGAGCTCTTTTCCTTCGTGAACCGCATCACCAAGGGAGATGCACAGGTCAAGATATTGAAGTGAGAAACCATGTATAAAGTGGTGGTACCCGGAGATTACATCTCCGATGAGGCTAAACGAGCAGGTGAGGGGACGTACGTAGAGGTGGGCAAGGTTTACGCTGCGAACTACGGTATCGTGAGCGATAAAGAGGAGATACGGGTGGTCGCGCTCGCCGGTAAGTACGTGCCCGCCAGAGGTGACGTCGTCATCGGTAAGATAATCGAGATTGCATACCCCTACTGGATTGTCGATATCGGATCGCCCTACGAAGGGCGATTGCATAGCAACGAGTTTGGACGGGGGGGCGACCGGAAGATTGACTTCAGTTCCATGAGTGAGTATCTGGACCTGGGTGATCTGGTCGTGGCGAAGGTGCTGAATGTGGACGCCCTCATGCGCATCGATCTGACGTTGAAGGATGAATTCAGGATCAGCGATCGCGGGCGCTTGATCGAGATCTCATATACAAAGGTGCCGCGCGTTATTGGGCGGAGCGGCTCGATGATCAAGATGCTCAAGGAGAAGTGCAACTGCTTTATCTTCATCGCCAAGAATGGGCGGATCTGGATACGCGGAAAAGAGGAGGATATGAACCTCGCGACCCAGGTGCTGCTTATGATCTCGAATGAGGCGCATACGTCCGGCTTGACTGATCGGGTGTCGAATTTTTTGGATTCGTTTAAGAAGGAGCGAGAAGGAGAGTGAGAAGAGGAGGAATGAAGAACGAAGAGTTAGAGTTGATAAAGGACGGGAAAAGATTGGATGGTCGCGGGTTTGATGAACTGAGACCGATAAAGATCGAAGTAGGTGTGTTGAAGCGGGCGGACGGGTCCTGCTACTTCCAGTTGGGGAATAATAAAGCGATTGCTGCGGTGTTCGGACCACGAGAGATGCATCCGCGGCACTTCCAGGACGCCAAGATGGCCGTCGTTACCTACCGCTATAATATGGCACCGTTCTCGGTGGACGATCGTAAACGGCCCGGCCCGGATCGCAGGAGCGTAGAGATCTCAAAGGTGAGTCGAGAGGCCCTGGATCCGGTCATTATCAAGGAGTATTATCCGAAGACGGCGATCGACGTCTACGTTGAGCTGCTCCAATCGGATGCAGGAACGAGAACAGCGGGCATCAATGCCGCCTCGGTCGCGCTCGCGGCTGCAGGCATACCGATGCGCGATCTTGTCTCCTCAGTCGCCGTGGGCAAGATCCACGGCGAGGTCGTGCTCGACTTGAGCGCGAAGGAGGACAACTTCGGCCAGGCTGACATGCCGATCGCGATGGTCGCACGAACGGATACGATCACCATGATCCAGATGGATGGTCGGTTCACCGAGGCCGAATTCAAACGCGGTATGGAACTGGCGAATCGGGGCTGTCATCAGATCTACGAGTTGCAGCGAGCGGCATTGCTCGATAAATATAGTGAAAGTGCGGAGCTAGGTGAGGAATAACCATGGGATTTGAGGTTATGGAAGATCTTCGGAAAGATTACGTGTATGATTTGATTGATAGCGGGAAGCGGATTGATGGCCGGGGCTTTCTGGATTACCGTGAGATCACGGTGGAGCGCGATGCGATCGACAAGGCAGAAGGCTCTGCACTGGTGAGGATCGGCGACACCGCGGTCCTGGTGGGCGTAAAGGTCGAGCCCGGCGAACCCTTCCCGGACACCCCGAATCTGGGGGTTATCATGACGAACGCGGAACTCCGACCGGGCGCGTCGCCCGACTTCGAGCCGGGGCCGCCGGACGAGAACAGTATCGAGCTGGCACGGATAGTGGATCGCGGGATTCGAGGCTCAGAAACGCTCGATTTGGAGAAGTTGTGCATTGAACCAGGCGTGAAGGTCTGGATGACCTTTATCGATATCCACATCCTGGATAACGACGGGAACCTTATCGACGCGGCTGCGTTGGGTGCGATTGCGTCGCTCTTGAATCTCCGCATTCCGACCGAGCGCTACGGCTTGACCGGGGACAATGTGCTCGCGCCACGTGAAACGCCGGTCGCCGTGAGCATCATAGAGGTCGGCGGGAATTTCCTGGTCGATCCCTGTCTGTACGAGGAGAATGCAGCGTCGAGCAAGCTCACCGTCATCTCAAATGCCGATGGCACGCTCTCGGGGTTACAGAAGAGCGGCAATGGTGGCTTGAAGCAAGAACAGATCGAAGCGATGATCGCGATCGGCATCGAGAAAGGGCAGGAGCTACGCGAGAAGTTTCTGGTGCTCTAATATAATAGGATCGAGGGATAACTAAGACAACAGGGACGCACTCCGCGGCCCACTGAACGGACGGTGTTGCCACACGAAGAGTGTGTCCGCCGTAGCTTGGGCCGCGGTCTGCATTCGCGGCACGGTGAAGCGGGTGAGCGGGGAGAGCGAGCATACGAGGGCAGAAAGGTTAATCTTCTCTCAGGTTATAGGTCTTATAGTGGAGATCGATCATCATGTTGGCGGCAGATAATCCTTTGGTGAGAGAATACTTCAGGAGAATAATCGGCGAAGACGGCTTGCGGATCCTGGAGACAATCCCTGAGGAGGAGATCACAGACGAGGAAATCGCCAAGCTCAGCGAGACGAAACTCACGTCGGTACGCAAGATTCTGTATCTGCTGTATGAGAGCAGGATTGCGGAGTACCGGACTGAGCGCGATGATAATACCGGCTGGATTACCTATTGGTGGCGTTTCAATCACCACAATATCAAGCGGATGATGGAGGAGGAAGCGGACGGCGAGCTGGCACGGTTGGAGAAGAGTCTTACTTACGAGCAGAATGGCGAGTTCTATAGGTGCCAGTGTCAGCGTGTGTTATTTGAAGAGGCCGCGGAGAAGGACTTCTGGTGCGAGGAATGCGACGCGAATTTCGAATATTTCGATAACCGTGAAATCGTGAAAGAGATCGAGCAGCAGATCAACGAGTTAAAGAAGTGGAAGCGGAGAGTAAAGAGGAACTAAGACGCGAGTGCAACCGGATACTCCGAGCAGCTGGCTGCGACGATAAGGTGATCAGGCATTGTAATGCTGTTGCAGAGTTCGCGCTGGAGCTCGCGCATCGTCATCCCGAGTCGGTGGACGAGTGCCTGGTATTCAAGGGCGCACTGCTCCATGATCTTGGCAGAGCGCACTCGCACGGTATCGACCATGGGGTTGTGGGTGGCGCGATGGCGCGTGCCTTAGGTCTTGATGAAGCGCTTGTGCGTATCATTGAGCGGCATATCGGCGCCGGACTGACGGCAGCGGAAGCCGAGACGGTTGGTTTGCCGCCTCACGATCTTCTCCCCGGGACGCTGGAAGAGAAGATCGTTGCCCATGCAGACAATTTGGTCGCCGGAAGGCAGAGAACGAGCATAGAGGCGGCGATCGCTGATTTCAAGGTGGAATTGGGGGCATCGCACCCCGCGATCAAACGGATGCTCGCACTCCATAAAGAGGTAGTGATTGAATAGTGGGCCCGGTGGCGGCGCAACGTGCAATTCGGTTACTTGCTACCTTCCGCTAGCCCTTCCGCTTCAAGGCGAGTTCGCGGAGCTTATCCTTCAAATCTAACTTCGTGATTACGATATTCGATGGATGGATGGGCCGTGGGACCTCAGACAGATCAGAACGCGCAACCACAACGCCTTCCATCGTGAGCTGTCCCTTCTTCAAGCTTACGGACCGAACCTTGCCCTCTTTGCCCTTGTCGTCACCGCGCATCAGGCGCACGGTATCCCCCTTTCGTACCGGAAGATTTCTTCGCCCGTATTTGCCCTGAAGCTCTGCG from Methanomicrobia archaeon harbors:
- a CDS encoding exosome complex exonuclease Rrp41, with product MKNEELELIKDGKRLDGRGFDELRPIKIEVGVLKRADGSCYFQLGNNKAIAAVFGPREMHPRHFQDAKMAVVTYRYNMAPFSVDDRKRPGPDRRSVEISKVSREALDPVIIKEYYPKTAIDVYVELLQSDAGTRTAGINAASVALAAAGIPMRDLVSSVAVGKIHGEVVLDLSAKEDNFGQADMPIAMVARTDTITMIQMDGRFTEAEFKRGMELANRGCHQIYELQRAALLDKYSESAELGEE
- a CDS encoding HDIG domain-containing protein, with translation MLRAAGCDDKVIRHCNAVAEFALELAHRHPESVDECLVFKGALLHDLGRAHSHGIDHGVVGGAMARALGLDEALVRIIERHIGAGLTAAEAETVGLPPHDLLPGTLEEKIVAHADNLVAGRQRTSIEAAIADFKVELGASHPAIKRMLALHKEVVIE
- a CDS encoding 50S ribosomal protein L24 — its product is MKKATELSRQPRKQRKVRFNAPLHTRHKFLSAPLSAELQGKYGRRNLPVRKGDTVRLMRGDDKGKEGKVRSVSLKKGQLTMEGVVVARSDLSEVPRPIHPSNIVITKLDLKDKLRELALKRKG
- a CDS encoding exosome complex protein Rrp42 — encoded protein: MGFEVMEDLRKDYVYDLIDSGKRIDGRGFLDYREITVERDAIDKAEGSALVRIGDTAVLVGVKVEPGEPFPDTPNLGVIMTNAELRPGASPDFEPGPPDENSIELARIVDRGIRGSETLDLEKLCIEPGVKVWMTFIDIHILDNDGNLIDAAALGAIASLLNLRIPTERYGLTGDNVLAPRETPVAVSIIEVGGNFLVDPCLYEENAASSKLTVISNADGTLSGLQKSGNGGLKQEQIEAMIAIGIEKGQELREKFLVL
- a CDS encoding RNA-binding protein; translation: MYKVVVPGDYISDEAKRAGEGTYVEVGKVYAANYGIVSDKEEIRVVALAGKYVPARGDVVIGKIIEIAYPYWIVDIGSPYEGRLHSNEFGRGGDRKIDFSSMSEYLDLGDLVVAKVLNVDALMRIDLTLKDEFRISDRGRLIEISYTKVPRVIGRSGSMIKMLKEKCNCFIFIAKNGRIWIRGKEEDMNLATQVLLMISNEAHTSGLTDRVSNFLDSFKKEREGE
- a CDS encoding transcription factor, which codes for MLAADNPLVREYFRRIIGEDGLRILETIPEEEITDEEIAKLSETKLTSVRKILYLLYESRIAEYRTERDDNTGWITYWWRFNHHNIKRMMEEEADGELARLEKSLTYEQNGEFYRCQCQRVLFEEAAEKDFWCEECDANFEYFDNREIVKEIEQQINELKKWKRRVKRN
- the psmA gene encoding archaeal proteasome endopeptidase complex subunit alpha; protein product: MQMMPQMGYDRGITTFSPDGRLFQVEYAREAVKRGTTAVGIKARNGVALLVDKRLTSRLLEGGSVEKIFRLDDHIGAATSGLVADARMLIDRGRIEAQINKIVYDEPIDVETLAKKVCDFKQAYTQLGGLRPFGTALLIGGVYNGSCYLFETDPSGALLEYKATAIGSGRSVVTELLEQEYQEDLSLTDAILLGLKALYRVTEGRLDITTVDAGLAECESKRFRILTADELAPYVEQVKEEAASAGQSEGGQSTDTGEPQE
- a CDS encoding ribosome assembly factor SBDS is translated as MVSLDRAVIARYKHSKKIFEILVDPDGAERMRGGGQVDLEELLAADEVFTDAAKGDKATEKDLMDAFSTTELSEVVKKIIKEGELHLTTEQRRRKIEEKRKKVVERIARIAINPQTNTPHPVTRIEIAMNEARVHIDPFKSVDELVSETVKALRPLIPIKIEESEVAVRIPAPYAGHAYELKRSFDVQKEEWSTDGSYIAVVKLPAGMRDELFSFVNRITKGDAQVKILK